The following coding sequences lie in one Eleginops maclovinus isolate JMC-PN-2008 ecotype Puerto Natales chromosome 21, JC_Emac_rtc_rv5, whole genome shotgun sequence genomic window:
- the tmtopsb gene encoding teleost multiple tissue opsin b: MIVCNLNLSCAQCPGGGAGGTAATDVYEEVSGSLAPPSLSPKGHLLVAVCLGFIGTFGFLSNFLVLTLFCKYRVLRTPMNLLLVSISASDLLVSVVGTPFSFAASTQGRWLIGRAGCVWYGFINAFLGVVSLISLAVLSYERYCTMIKPTIADGKDFRPALGGICFSWLYSVAWTVPPLLGWSRYGPEGPGTTCSVDWRTQTPNNISYIVCLFTFCLVLPFSVILYSYGKLLRAIRQVRSVSSVVNRRREHRVLVMVVTMVVCYLVCWLPYGVAALLSTFGPRDLLTPQASIMPSLLAKFSTVINPFIYIFMNKQFYRCFRGFLGCSTPERGSTLKTFSRPTKTLRTVRQEKELNVTDPALSTAMPTPNSIHNLSQRANYASPCPSNHHSAVSHTPAANTPKPKLILVAHYRA; encoded by the exons ATGATCGTTTGCAACTTGAATCTTAGCTGTGCGCAATGTCCTGGCGGAGGAGCAGGTGGGACAGCGGCGACGGACGTGTACGAAGAGGTGTCCGGTTCTCTCGCGCCTCCGTCCTTGAGTCCAAAGGGTCACCTCCTGGTGGCGGTGTGTCTCGGCTTCATCGGCACCTTCGGGTTCCTTAGTAACTTTCTGGTGCTCACGCTGTTCTGCAAGTACCGGGTTCTGCGTACGCCCATGAACCTCCTGCTGGTGAGCATCTCTGCTAGCGACCTGCTGGTCAGCGTGGTGGGCACCCCGTTCAGCTTCGCGGCCAGCACCCAGGGGCGGTGGCTGATTGGACGCGCTGGGTGCGTTTGGTACGGGTTCATTAACGCATTTTTAG GTGTTGTCTCCCTGATATCCCTGGCCGTTCTGTCCTACGAGCGCTACTGCACCATGATAAAGCCCACCATAGCTGACGGCAAGGACTTCCGCCCAGCGCTTGGAGGGATCTGCTTTTCCTGGCTCTATTCTGTGGCCTGGACTGTACCACCACTGCTGGGCTGGAGCAGATATGGGCCCGAGGGTCCTGGCACTACCTGCTCAGTGGACTGGAGGACTCAGACGCCAAACAATATCTCATACATTGTCTGCCTGTTCACCTTCTGCCTGGTCCTGCCGTTCAGCGTTATTCTCTACTCCTACGGCAAGCTGCTACGTGCCATCAGACAG GTCCGCAGTGTGAGTTCAGTGGTAAACCGTCGCAGAGAGCACCGGGTGCTGGTGATGGTTGTCACGATGGTGGTGTGTTACCTGGTCTGCTGGCTGCCTTATGGAGTGGCAGCTCTGCTCTCAACTTTCGGCCCCCGTGATCTTTTGACCCCACAGGCGAGCATCATGCCGTCGCTGCTGGCCAAGTTCTCCACCGTCATAAACCCttttatctatatatttatgaaCAAACAG TTCTACAGATGTTTCAGGGGCTTCCTTGGATGCTCTACTCCTGAAAGAGGCTCCACCTTAAAGACATTTTCACGGCCAACAAAGACGCTTCGCACCGTCCGCCAGGAGAAGGAACTCAATGTGACTGATCCCGCCCTGTCCACCGCTATGCCCACACCCAACTCCATCCACAATTTGTCTCAGAGAGCTAATTATGCGTCTCCGTGTCCATCGAATCACCACTCTGCTGTTTCACACACCCCTGCTGCTAACACCCCCAAACCCAAACTGATTCTGGTGGCTCACTACAGGgcataa